The following proteins are co-located in the Haloterrigena turkmenica DSM 5511 genome:
- a CDS encoding extracellular solute-binding protein: MLIAVLPVATKIFIFVVPDCSDGPMGKISKRDFLKASGIAAASIAGCLGGNDQLTFWWIDGDSTEYQDLNDWIEETVEADTERQLEITGYAYSDLHQNVLTGGRQGTPDVIEGVIEHPGDYVAADIIEPLTDRTDEIPHFNGFLESALDAFRFQDELWALPYTGNGRAIVYNKEVLAEYGYEDGPPSEIDEFMELAGTINADYDDMNGFHLTTERGEVRATQEFLSHVYQHTDGSLYEWDGDGWALQADSDVFEAILGDIYYRLFHGDQPTASSAYQSAGYETNDIGFTEGEHAMIHCGPWINGFRDTDAQAEMLDEKVAVSLLPKHADASDATYMEVKPAMINTHSNDLESALSVASTFTSPETIERMGEINSGTVATPVHEDVESTLENEDYMAFIDAFENGVAPAPIAWGPVREGIYDAIEYVIFDEQTPAEAANELEQTLEEANVELNPNEE, from the coding sequence GTGCTCATTGCGGTTCTGCCCGTCGCTACCAAAATCTTTATATTTGTTGTTCCGGATTGTAGTGATGGACCGATGGGAAAGATTAGCAAGCGTGACTTCCTTAAAGCGAGTGGCATAGCAGCAGCCTCGATTGCCGGCTGTCTCGGCGGCAATGATCAACTGACGTTTTGGTGGATCGACGGTGATAGTACTGAATATCAGGACCTCAACGACTGGATCGAGGAGACTGTCGAGGCGGACACCGAGCGACAGCTGGAGATAACTGGCTATGCCTATAGCGATCTCCATCAGAACGTCCTGACGGGTGGGCGTCAGGGTACGCCGGATGTCATCGAAGGTGTGATCGAACACCCTGGCGACTATGTCGCGGCCGACATTATCGAACCGCTGACGGACCGAACCGATGAAATACCACACTTCAACGGTTTCCTCGAGAGCGCGCTCGACGCATTCCGGTTCCAGGACGAACTCTGGGCGCTCCCCTACACTGGAAACGGTCGCGCGATCGTGTACAACAAGGAGGTGCTCGCCGAATACGGCTATGAAGATGGTCCGCCGTCCGAGATTGACGAGTTCATGGAACTCGCCGGAACGATCAACGCGGATTACGATGACATGAATGGGTTCCACCTGACAACGGAGCGCGGTGAGGTCCGCGCTACACAGGAGTTTCTCTCGCACGTCTACCAGCACACCGACGGATCGTTGTACGAGTGGGACGGTGACGGATGGGCACTGCAGGCCGACTCGGACGTGTTCGAGGCCATTCTCGGTGACATCTACTACCGGCTATTCCACGGCGACCAGCCGACGGCCAGCTCCGCGTATCAGAGTGCGGGATACGAGACAAACGACATCGGTTTTACAGAGGGTGAGCACGCGATGATCCATTGCGGGCCGTGGATCAACGGTTTCCGTGATACGGACGCCCAAGCCGAGATGCTCGACGAGAAGGTGGCAGTTTCGCTGCTGCCGAAACACGCGGACGCATCTGATGCGACCTACATGGAGGTCAAACCCGCAATGATCAACACTCACTCGAACGATCTCGAGAGTGCACTGTCGGTCGCGTCGACGTTTACGAGTCCGGAAACGATCGAACGAATGGGCGAGATCAACTCCGGCACGGTCGCGACGCCCGTGCACGAAGACGTCGAATCCACGCTCGAGAACGAGGATTACATGGCGTTCATCGATGCATTCGAGAACGGCGTCGCTCCAGCACCGATTGCATGGGGACCAGTTCGCGAGGGGATCTACGACGCGATCGAGTACGTAATCTTCGACGAGCAGACACCCGCGGAAGCTGCCAACGAACTCGAGCAGACGCTCGAAGAGGCTAATGTCGAACTCAACCCGAATGAAGAGTGA
- a CDS encoding carbohydrate ABC transporter permease produces the protein MGVIIFYPIVDGILTSFQMRSFLQPEAREFVFLAHYRALIQDGVFWTALWNSAVLTGVSVALQFLLGLGLALLLKQRVPGITIFRSITMVTWVLPVIVIVIVFNWLVQPGYGLVNLILAEFGLPTDYWFSNTTWAMPLIILMHVWKNAPFFAIALFAAMQSIPDELYEAAEMDGASAIQQFRYITLPNISYVAMIMIVLHVLYTFNNFDFVWLSTGGGPLRTTEVLPTYVYKQAFDQYLLGYAASIGVVMLIIMMMFTVIYVKLEDLD, from the coding sequence ATGGGCGTAATCATCTTCTACCCTATTGTCGACGGCATCCTGACAAGCTTCCAGATGCGCTCGTTCCTGCAGCCGGAAGCTCGGGAGTTCGTTTTCCTGGCGCACTACCGGGCACTGATCCAGGACGGCGTGTTCTGGACCGCGCTGTGGAATTCGGCAGTCTTGACCGGCGTGTCGGTCGCTCTGCAGTTTCTGCTAGGCCTTGGGCTGGCGTTACTGCTCAAACAGAGGGTTCCGGGGATCACGATCTTCCGGAGCATCACGATGGTTACCTGGGTCCTGCCGGTTATCGTGATCGTGATCGTCTTCAACTGGCTCGTCCAACCCGGATACGGACTCGTCAATCTCATCCTCGCGGAGTTCGGGCTCCCGACCGACTACTGGTTCTCAAACACCACGTGGGCTATGCCGCTGATCATCCTGATGCACGTCTGGAAGAACGCTCCGTTCTTTGCGATTGCACTGTTCGCGGCGATGCAATCAATCCCCGACGAACTCTACGAGGCTGCGGAAATGGACGGTGCATCGGCGATACAGCAATTCCGGTACATCACCCTGCCGAACATCTCGTATGTCGCGATGATCATGATCGTATTGCATGTCCTGTATACGTTCAATAACTTCGACTTCGTCTGGCTCTCGACCGGCGGTGGACCGCTCCGGACCACCGAAGTCCTGCCGACGTACGTGTACAAGCAGGCGTTCGATCAGTACCTGCTCGGCTACGCGGCCAGTATCGGTGTCGTGATGTTGATCATCATGATGATGTTTACCGTCATCTACGTCAAACTGGAGGACCTCGACTAA
- a CDS encoding sulfatase-like hydrolase/transferase, with amino-acid sequence MTDDDHDRPNVIAVVTDQQRWDTVGVYGCPLDLTPTLDTLAAQGSVLTQAITPQPLCGPFRAAFQSGKYASEVDVWRDAVRMPSDELHLSRQFKDAGYDVGYVGNWHIAGTFDNPVPEQSRGGYEDFWIAADVPEFTTQPTEGHLFDADGNPVKFERYRVDAFTAFACEAIESLSEPFFLVVAYVEPHNQNDMWSYVAPDGYAEPYQKRPYVPEDLQDRPGDWYEALPDYYGMVERIDECVDNLLEVLSDRGIRDRTIIAYTSDHGCHFRTRPGEYKRDPHESAIRVPAILVGPGFDKGVDVTQPTSMINLPPTLLDAAGIDVPNEMHGESLLPIIRRDVPDVNGEAFIQISESQVGRALRTDRWKYAVAASSLTGWRGGSAEKSSDVYVERYLYDLERDPHEQVNLVGHPDFRSIADDLRDRILAYIQEIEDESPRIKPYEGGYTGF; translated from the coding sequence ATGACCGACGACGACCATGACCGGCCGAACGTCATCGCGGTGGTGACCGATCAGCAGCGCTGGGACACGGTTGGCGTCTACGGGTGTCCGCTGGACCTCACTCCGACGCTCGATACGCTCGCAGCGCAGGGAAGCGTCCTCACACAGGCAATTACACCGCAGCCGCTCTGTGGCCCCTTCCGGGCGGCGTTTCAAAGCGGAAAGTACGCTAGCGAGGTCGACGTATGGCGGGACGCGGTGAGAATGCCAAGCGATGAGCTGCATCTCTCCAGACAGTTCAAAGATGCCGGGTACGACGTCGGATACGTCGGGAACTGGCATATTGCCGGAACCTTCGATAATCCCGTTCCTGAACAGTCCCGCGGCGGATACGAGGACTTCTGGATCGCTGCGGACGTTCCGGAATTCACTACACAACCGACGGAGGGTCACTTGTTCGATGCCGACGGAAATCCCGTCAAGTTCGAACGGTATCGTGTGGATGCGTTTACTGCGTTCGCCTGCGAAGCTATCGAGTCGCTGTCTGAGCCGTTTTTCCTTGTCGTCGCGTACGTCGAACCGCATAACCAGAACGATATGTGGTCGTACGTCGCGCCGGACGGGTACGCAGAGCCGTACCAGAAACGCCCGTACGTACCAGAGGATTTGCAGGACCGGCCAGGCGACTGGTACGAAGCGTTACCAGACTACTATGGAATGGTCGAGCGAATCGACGAATGCGTCGATAATCTTCTCGAAGTGTTGTCTGATCGGGGTATCCGAGACCGGACAATTATCGCTTACACGTCCGATCACGGGTGCCACTTCCGGACGCGGCCGGGCGAGTACAAGCGAGACCCCCATGAGTCCGCCATTCGGGTGCCCGCAATACTCGTCGGGCCGGGATTCGACAAGGGAGTCGACGTCACTCAGCCAACGAGCATGATCAATCTCCCACCGACCTTGCTTGATGCCGCCGGCATCGATGTCCCTAACGAAATGCACGGTGAGAGCCTCCTCCCGATCATCCGCAGAGATGTACCTGATGTCAACGGTGAGGCATTCATCCAGATTAGCGAATCACAGGTTGGCCGGGCGCTCCGAACCGACCGCTGGAAGTACGCCGTCGCCGCTTCGTCGCTAACCGGATGGCGCGGCGGCAGCGCCGAAAAATCGAGTGACGTGTACGTCGAACGTTATCTCTACGATCTTGAACGCGATCCACACGAGCAGGTTAACCTAGTTGGTCATCCAGACTTTCGATCTATCGCTGATGATCTTCGCGATCGGATCCTTGCATACATTCAGGAGATTGAAGACGAATCACCCCGGATCAAGCCCTACGAGGGCGGTTACACCGGGTTTTGA
- a CDS encoding IclR family transcriptional regulator yields the protein MGTTDIPAAEEKGPTARTTVTSFRVIEALKERGTAGVSELADELDLAKGTIHKHLNTLRRLDYVIKDGHAYRLSVSFLGLGTSARACLPIAETVVEPLEDLASTTEETVGLMIPEHGHGIYILRESAQKQMEMAAREGDRLPMHATAGGKAILSYTPPEERERILDYRGLPKLTDNTITDRDALEDELQLTRDRRMAYDRSEYREGWHCIAHPVTNSDGRAIGAITVSGPAARMKEKDASTYFASIIGSTANSVQNAFALDR from the coding sequence ATGGGAACGACAGACATTCCGGCAGCGGAGGAGAAGGGACCGACTGCGAGAACAACCGTTACGAGCTTCCGCGTAATCGAAGCGCTCAAAGAGCGTGGGACAGCAGGAGTGAGCGAACTAGCCGACGAACTCGACCTCGCGAAGGGAACGATTCACAAGCACCTCAATACGCTTCGGCGGCTCGATTACGTTATCAAGGATGGCCACGCCTATCGATTAAGTGTGAGTTTTCTCGGTCTTGGAACGAGCGCTCGTGCTTGCCTTCCCATCGCCGAGACGGTCGTAGAGCCGCTGGAAGATCTCGCATCAACGACCGAAGAGACCGTGGGTCTGATGATACCAGAGCACGGGCACGGGATCTACATTCTTCGTGAGAGTGCGCAGAAACAGATGGAGATGGCGGCGAGAGAGGGAGATCGCCTTCCAATGCACGCAACTGCGGGCGGAAAAGCGATCCTTTCGTATACGCCGCCTGAGGAACGCGAGCGGATCCTCGACTATCGCGGACTGCCAAAGCTGACCGATAATACCATTACGGATCGAGATGCCCTTGAAGACGAACTGCAATTGACTCGAGATCGTCGGATGGCCTACGACCGCAGCGAGTACCGCGAAGGATGGCACTGTATCGCCCATCCCGTTACGAACTCGGACGGCCGGGCGATCGGGGCAATTACTGTCTCAGGGCCAGCTGCCCGAATGAAAGAGAAGGATGCGAGCACCTATTTTGCGAGCATTATCGGTAGCACCGCCAACTCGGTGCAGAACGCATTCGCCCTCGATCGTTGA
- a CDS encoding ABC transporter ATP-binding protein encodes MGRIEVSNLRKVFDAGGNDLVAVDDLDFTIEDGEFLVLVGPSGCGKSTTLRCISGLETPTSGEIVLDGENVTRAKPKDRNMAMVFQNYALYPHMTARENMSFGLKMTTDLSNEEIDERVENVAEMTGIERNLDQKPGELSGGQQQRVALGRAIVRDPEVFLMDEPLSNLDAKLRSEMRTELQNLQNDFGVTTIYVTHDQTEAMTMGDRIAILDDGELQQIGTPLECYHTPVNKFVAGFIGSPSMNFLDVTLNDETLVHEEFTYGLSVETAKSLETDETEYVLGIRPEDIEVVSADTPNAIEATVNVVEPLGDVAHVNINLGNQSYTASINGTPRWESGRKIQVKFPEESLHLFVADSGEAVKNATIETGEHTVDAPV; translated from the coding sequence ATGGGTCGTATAGAGGTTAGCAATCTTAGAAAGGTATTCGACGCTGGTGGAAACGATCTCGTCGCTGTCGACGATCTCGATTTCACAATCGAAGACGGTGAGTTTCTTGTGCTCGTCGGTCCCTCCGGTTGTGGCAAGTCGACGACGCTGCGCTGTATCTCCGGGTTGGAAACACCGACGAGCGGAGAAATTGTTCTCGACGGCGAGAACGTTACTCGCGCGAAACCGAAGGATCGAAACATGGCAATGGTGTTCCAGAATTACGCGCTCTACCCCCACATGACCGCCCGAGAGAACATGAGCTTCGGGCTGAAGATGACGACTGATCTCTCCAACGAGGAGATCGACGAACGAGTCGAGAACGTCGCCGAGATGACGGGGATCGAGCGTAATCTGGACCAGAAGCCAGGCGAACTCTCCGGCGGCCAACAGCAACGCGTTGCGCTGGGACGGGCGATCGTCCGCGATCCCGAAGTGTTTCTCATGGACGAGCCGCTCTCGAACCTTGATGCGAAACTCCGCAGCGAGATGCGAACGGAACTGCAGAACCTGCAGAACGACTTCGGCGTGACAACGATCTACGTCACACACGACCAGACCGAAGCAATGACGATGGGCGATCGGATCGCGATCCTTGATGACGGCGAACTCCAACAGATCGGGACGCCGTTGGAGTGTTACCACACGCCGGTAAACAAGTTCGTCGCTGGGTTCATCGGCTCGCCGAGCATGAACTTCCTGGACGTGACGCTCAACGACGAGACGCTCGTTCATGAGGAGTTCACCTACGGACTGTCCGTAGAGACAGCAAAGTCACTGGAGACGGACGAAACGGAATATGTACTCGGCATCCGTCCGGAGGACATCGAAGTGGTCTCGGCGGACACGCCGAACGCGATCGAAGCGACCGTCAACGTCGTGGAACCGCTTGGCGATGTCGCTCACGTCAATATCAATCTCGGGAACCAGTCGTACACGGCGTCGATCAACGGAACGCCGCGCTGGGAGTCCGGACGAAAGATTCAAGTCAAGTTCCCCGAAGAGAGTCTCCACCTCTTCGTGGCTGACAGCGGTGAAGCTGTCAAGAACGCGACGATCGAGACCGGCGAACACACAGTGGACGCGCCTGTGTAA
- a CDS encoding SDR family oxidoreductase, with translation MTAEFGSELDGQVAIVTGASSGIGKATAKSLASRGASVVLAARREDELDDLAAQIEDGDGDALAVPTDITGDDDIDTLVERTTDEYGRIDILVNNAGLMPLTHIVDADRETLQTTIDVNLTGLVTLTHAVVPTMLEQESGHVVNLSSVVGRYLQANSTHYNAAKAGVKTFGDSLRLDVASEGIRVATIEPGAVSTELLEHIPDEEIKAGIEDHVGSMQALEPDDIARTITFVVTQPQHVDINEVLIRPTDQVQP, from the coding sequence ATGACAGCAGAGTTCGGTTCCGAACTGGATGGACAGGTTGCGATCGTTACGGGCGCGTCGTCCGGGATTGGTAAAGCAACGGCCAAGTCCCTGGCGTCGCGCGGTGCGAGTGTCGTCCTTGCTGCTCGACGGGAGGACGAACTGGACGATCTCGCGGCGCAGATTGAGGACGGAGACGGCGATGCACTCGCAGTGCCGACCGACATTACCGGTGATGACGACATCGACACCTTAGTCGAAAGGACGACCGACGAATACGGTCGCATCGACATCCTCGTAAACAATGCGGGGCTCATGCCGCTCACCCATATCGTGGACGCGGACAGGGAGACGCTCCAGACGACCATCGATGTCAACCTCACTGGCCTCGTCACGCTCACCCACGCCGTCGTCCCCACGATGCTGGAGCAAGAAAGCGGACATGTCGTTAACCTCTCTTCCGTCGTCGGACGGTACCTGCAGGCGAATAGCACGCACTACAACGCGGCGAAAGCCGGCGTGAAGACGTTCGGCGATTCACTCCGGCTGGACGTTGCCTCGGAGGGCATCCGTGTTGCGACGATTGAGCCGGGTGCAGTCAGTACGGAACTCCTCGAACATATCCCTGACGAAGAGATCAAGGCAGGGATAGAGGACCACGTCGGGTCGATGCAGGCTCTTGAGCCCGACGATATCGCCCGAACGATCACGTTTGTCGTGACCCAGCCGCAGCACGTGGATATCAACGAGGTCCTGATCCGACCGACGGACCAAGTGCAACCGTAG
- a CDS encoding MOSC domain-containing protein, giving the protein MTGSGTVERIFIAPEAEAKMEEQTDVEAVAGQGLRGDRYFSEIETGTFVEWEPDEERHDGYDLTLIEQEAVTAIEREAGIELVPGEHRRNIETRDVALNHLVGQRFRVGDVICRGDRLCEPCNHLQRITQDGVLQALTHRGGLRADILEDGMIRPGDVIEPLE; this is encoded by the coding sequence ATGACCGGGAGTGGAACTGTCGAACGGATTTTTATCGCACCTGAAGCCGAAGCGAAGATGGAAGAACAGACCGACGTTGAAGCAGTTGCCGGACAGGGACTCCGAGGTGATCGCTACTTTAGCGAGATTGAGACGGGAACCTTCGTCGAGTGGGAGCCAGATGAGGAACGCCACGATGGGTACGACCTCACGTTGATCGAGCAAGAGGCTGTCACAGCAATCGAACGTGAAGCGGGCATCGAACTCGTACCGGGAGAACACCGACGAAACATCGAAACCCGTGATGTCGCACTCAATCATCTCGTTGGACAACGATTCCGAGTCGGTGACGTCATCTGTCGAGGGGATCGACTGTGTGAACCGTGTAATCATCTTCAACGCATTACGCAGGACGGCGTATTGCAGGCACTCACTCACCGAGGTGGGCTTCGAGCGGACATTCTCGAAGACGGGATGATTCGCCCCGGAGACGTCATCGAACCGCTCGAATAA
- a CDS encoding trans-sulfuration enzyme family protein, with protein MTRHNSQFDRNRFATIAVGAAETETHPHRDGTNDVVPPIHLSTTFEWASGEDANDHDYSRESNPTRAALEEQLARLEGGEHGLAFASGMAATSTTMLSLVPPGGHVVSSDSIYSGTEKLLTERMAGHLGVDIDFVDARDPDNVADAVNADTDLIWAETPSNPLMRLCDIQTIADIADDHAALFSVDSTFASPYCQAPLELGADIVIHSTTKYLNGHSDSIGGAVITDDSDVFEQLAFAQRVGLGNMLSPFDCYLVTRGIKTLPARMEHHEQNAMAVARFLESHDRVARVHYPGLESHPQHDLASEQMSGYSGMLSFEFDGALLELEAFIEGLEVFTPGASLGGVESLVEVPSLMIPDEFSRSEESAEIPETLVRVSVGLEDADDLCEDLRTALP; from the coding sequence ATGACACGACACAATAGCCAGTTCGACAGGAATCGATTCGCAACCATCGCAGTCGGCGCAGCTGAAACCGAAACGCATCCTCACAGGGATGGAACGAACGATGTCGTCCCGCCGATCCACCTTTCGACTACGTTCGAGTGGGCCAGCGGGGAGGACGCCAATGACCACGATTATTCGCGCGAGAGCAATCCGACGCGGGCAGCCCTCGAAGAGCAGTTAGCCCGCCTCGAAGGCGGCGAGCATGGGTTGGCGTTCGCCTCCGGAATGGCCGCTACATCGACGACGATGCTGTCGCTGGTCCCCCCGGGAGGCCACGTCGTCTCCTCGGACTCCATCTATAGCGGGACCGAAAAACTGCTCACGGAACGCATGGCCGGACATCTCGGTGTTGACATCGACTTTGTTGACGCCCGTGACCCCGACAACGTCGCCGATGCAGTCAACGCGGACACTGACTTGATCTGGGCAGAAACACCGTCGAACCCCTTGATGAGGTTGTGCGATATCCAAACGATAGCCGACATCGCTGATGACCATGCTGCTCTGTTCAGCGTGGACAGTACCTTTGCGAGTCCGTACTGCCAAGCCCCACTCGAACTGGGTGCTGACATTGTCATTCACAGCACCACCAAGTATCTCAACGGGCACTCCGACTCGATCGGCGGTGCCGTTATCACCGACGACAGTGACGTTTTCGAGCAATTAGCGTTCGCGCAGCGGGTCGGGCTTGGGAATATGCTTTCGCCGTTCGACTGCTACCTCGTTACGCGAGGCATCAAGACGCTGCCCGCGCGGATGGAACATCACGAGCAGAACGCGATGGCAGTTGCCCGGTTCCTCGAAAGCCACGATCGGGTCGCTCGTGTCCACTATCCAGGTCTCGAGAGCCACCCGCAACACGATCTTGCGAGTGAACAGATGTCGGGGTACAGCGGGATGCTGTCCTTCGAGTTTGATGGCGCACTCCTCGAACTTGAGGCGTTCATCGAGGGGCTTGAGGTATTCACGCCGGGAGCTAGTCTCGGTGGGGTCGAGAGCCTTGTTGAGGTACCGTCACTAATGATCCCCGACGAGTTCAGTCGCAGTGAGGAGTCAGCGGAGATTCCCGAGACGTTGGTCCGGGTATCCGTTGGTCTCGAAGACGCCGATGACCTCTGCGAGGATCTCCGGACGGCGCTACCGTAG
- a CDS encoding IS5-like element ISHtu1 family transposase, whose translation MPSQLARFTDRCVDLSQNAVIGKPASAIKKGDGGYADWVIISIHCLREYLNQPYRRLLDILYEMPGIAAKLGLSVDQLPDFTTVCTRKQDLKMRIWRVLLRLSVSLHELGDVQAIDATGFKRHQASRHYVLRVGYNFDDIKTTALVDCDTSVILDIHCSMKQPHDTHVGRQVLMRNLAQLTTITADKSYDWDVLRHELRDIGIRPVIKHREFYALDKAHNARHDENVYHRRSIVEAIFFALKHRFGETLRARTWFGQFRELVLKAAVRNIEQAVKL comes from the coding sequence ATGCCATCTCAACTCGCCCGCTTCACCGACCGATGCGTCGATTTGTCCCAGAATGCTGTCATCGGCAAGCCAGCGTCGGCGATCAAGAAGGGTGACGGCGGCTACGCTGACTGGGTGATTATCTCGATCCACTGCCTCCGAGAGTACCTGAACCAACCATACCGTCGGTTGCTCGATATCCTGTACGAGATGCCGGGAATCGCGGCGAAACTCGGACTTTCTGTGGATCAGCTACCGGATTTCACCACCGTCTGTACGCGGAAACAAGATCTCAAAATGCGGATCTGGCGGGTGTTACTGCGGCTGTCTGTCTCGCTACACGAGCTCGGCGATGTTCAGGCGATCGACGCGACCGGCTTCAAACGCCATCAAGCTAGCCGCCACTACGTCCTCCGCGTCGGCTACAACTTTGATGATATCAAGACGACAGCGCTCGTCGATTGCGATACTAGCGTCATCCTCGATATCCATTGCTCGATGAAACAGCCGCACGATACACACGTTGGACGACAGGTACTGATGAGAAATCTAGCACAGCTAACCACGATCACTGCTGACAAAAGTTACGACTGGGACGTGCTGCGGCACGAGCTCAGGGATATTGGCATCCGCCCGGTGATCAAACATCGAGAGTTCTATGCACTTGACAAAGCGCACAACGCTCGCCACGACGAGAACGTCTATCACCGCCGCTCGATCGTCGAAGCGATCTTCTTCGCGCTGAAGCATCGATTCGGCGAGACGTTGCGGGCCAGAACGTGGTTTGGCCAGTTCAGAGAGCTCGTCCTAAAGGCTGCCGTCAGAAACATCGAGCAAGCCGTGAAGCTCTGA
- the melA gene encoding alpha-glucosidase/alpha-galactosidase: MPKVAFIGAGSMVFAKNLVGDILSFEALKDSTIALMDIDEHRLAQTTEVAEQIVENSQIDATIESTTDRREALDGADYVLNMINVGGTEPFENEIRIPEEYGVKQSIGDTLGPGGIFRGLRTIPTMLDIARDMEELCPNALLMNYTNPMAIVCWAVDEATDIDIVGLCHSVPHTAEAIAEYADIPLEELNYWVAGINHMAWFLECDWDGQDIYPLLEDATDDEETYRKDTVRFELLKHFGAFVTESSHHNSEYLPYFRTDEDLIDELTGTNYAERMSTATYLEGWKKRSEERDDALTGVNPDDVSIERSEEYASRLIHSIETDTPRRLNLNVRNEAGHIQNLENDACIEVPCLVDGTGIRPCSVGELPPQLAALNRTNVNVQRLAVEGALKGDRDVVHQAVKLDPLTAAELDLDEIHEMTEELIAANKAYLPALD, translated from the coding sequence ATGCCAAAGGTCGCGTTCATTGGAGCGGGAAGTATGGTCTTCGCCAAGAACCTAGTCGGAGACATCCTCTCGTTCGAAGCGCTCAAGGACAGCACGATCGCGCTCATGGATATCGACGAGCACCGCCTCGCTCAGACAACCGAGGTTGCCGAACAGATAGTCGAGAACAGTCAGATCGACGCAACGATCGAGTCGACGACTGATCGCCGCGAGGCACTCGACGGTGCTGACTATGTGCTCAACATGATCAATGTCGGTGGGACGGAACCATTCGAAAATGAGATCCGCATTCCCGAGGAGTACGGCGTCAAGCAATCGATCGGGGATACACTGGGACCAGGGGGAATCTTCAGGGGACTCCGGACGATTCCCACGATGCTCGACATCGCTCGAGACATGGAGGAGCTCTGTCCTAACGCATTGCTTATGAACTACACCAATCCCATGGCGATCGTCTGCTGGGCTGTAGACGAGGCCACAGATATAGATATCGTCGGACTCTGCCATAGCGTCCCCCACACCGCGGAGGCGATTGCTGAGTACGCCGACATCCCGCTGGAGGAACTCAATTACTGGGTCGCCGGAATCAACCATATGGCGTGGTTCCTTGAGTGTGACTGGGACGGACAAGACATCTATCCGCTGCTCGAGGATGCGACAGACGACGAGGAGACATATCGGAAGGACACCGTCCGGTTCGAGTTGCTGAAACACTTCGGTGCTTTCGTCACTGAATCGAGCCACCACAACTCGGAATACCTTCCCTACTTCCGCACGGACGAAGATCTCATCGACGAGTTGACGGGGACGAACTACGCCGAGCGCATGTCAACGGCGACGTACCTTGAGGGTTGGAAGAAACGCTCTGAGGAACGGGACGACGCGCTGACCGGCGTCAATCCCGACGATGTCTCAATCGAGCGCTCCGAGGAGTACGCCTCGCGGCTGATCCACTCGATCGAGACAGACACGCCGCGACGGCTCAACTTGAACGTGCGAAACGAAGCAGGTCACATCCAGAACTTGGAGAACGACGCCTGCATTGAAGTGCCCTGTCTGGTGGACGGCACGGGAATTCGTCCGTGTTCAGTCGGCGAGCTGCCACCGCAGCTCGCCGCGCTCAACCGAACGAACGTGAACGTTCAGCGCCTCGCGGTCGAGGGTGCGCTTAAGGGCGACCGCGACGTCGTTCACCAGGCCGTCAAACTTGATCCGTTAACGGCGGCCGAGCTCGACCTCGATGAGATTCACGAGATGACCGAGGAACTGATCGCAGCGAACAAAGCATATCTGCCGGCCCTCGACTAA
- a CDS encoding antibiotic biosynthesis monooxygenase family protein, translating to MYLVTFRLAPGEYDTEFHQLNDAIQATAEDTEGYLGKQTWHAPDSEEVLVVYYWESLDALESFGADADHKRAKQRWTEWYDAYEVTVTEVVETYESGFGDDASPLV from the coding sequence ATGTATTTGGTGACGTTCCGTCTCGCTCCGGGTGAGTACGATACGGAGTTCCATCAGCTGAATGACGCGATACAAGCGACTGCTGAGGACACGGAGGGGTATCTGGGTAAGCAGACGTGGCATGCACCAGATAGTGAGGAGGTTCTTGTCGTCTACTACTGGGAGTCGTTGGACGCACTCGAGTCGTTTGGAGCGGATGCGGACCACAAACGCGCGAAACAGCGGTGGACGGAGTGGTACGATGCGTATGAGGTTACCGTTACAGAAGTCGTTGAGACATATGAGAGTGGGTTCGGTGATGATGCGAGCCCACTCGTGTAG